Below is a window of Oceanipulchritudo coccoides DNA.
CCTCGCCGGGTTGAAGCAACATGGAGAGCTCATGGAGGATGAGTTGGTCTATCGGCTTATGCCGTCCAGCAAGAGCCGGCTATCGGAAATTTACAGCGCCCTCGAGTCGGCCGGGCTTCCCTACGAAATCCTTGATGTTCGTCCGCCCTCCCTGGAGAGCCTTTTTCTTAAATTAACCGGCCACCGCCTCAGGGACTGAATTTAACCGATTGGAATGATGAACACTCTGCTTGCACTGGTCTCAAAGGAACTGCGGGTCTTCTGGAATGACCGGACCGCCGTTGTCCTGTCCTTCCTTGTTCCAATGGTTCTTATCACGATTTTTGGGATGATATTCGGTGGCGGGGGAGGGGGACCCTCCGGGATCAGGGTCCTTGTCGTCGATGAAGCCAACAGTGAAACGTCAGAAAAACTGATCGAAATTCTCCGGTCCGAAGATACCTTCCGCATTTTTACTGACCGCAGTCTTCCTGAAGGAGAATCCGTTCCGCTTGAGCGTGAGTATGCAGCCTCACTTTTGCAGACGGATGCGAGCACGTATCGCTATCTCCTGATCCTTCCTGAGGATCTGCTCTCCGAGGACTTTGGCTTCAACCTTGAACTGCTCTACAATCCGCAAAACACGATTGAGAACAACATCGTTCAGGGAATTCTCCAGAAGACCTTGTTCTCGCAGGGCTTCCCCCTGCTCCTCAATAACATCGAATACGGCATCACCGACTCCGTTCAAGACGCCTTCAACGGTGATCTGGCGATGATCATTTCCGAACACTTCGGAGCGGATCCCGATGAAATCCTTGAGGAGATTAATTCAGGCGGTTTCTTTGGTGGCGCATTCAGCGCGGATTCCTCGGCGGAGGGTGAAGAAACTGACGCCTCGGATGACCTCCTCGGCGGTGTTTTCAACATGGAAAAGACGCAGGTCTTCGGAAAGGGGAAGAACCCGGCCTCCCAGAGCGTTGGTGGATGGGCAGTGATGTTTCTGCTCTTTTCCCTCACGGGTGCCGCTTCCAGCCTCTTTGAAGAGCGGGACCAGGGACTTTTCCTGAGAATTCTCGCAGGCCCCGCCAACCGCACCCAGATCCTCTGGAGCAAGTTCATTTTCTGCGCCTTGTTGGGATTGTCCCAAATGGTGGTCCTGATCCTTTTCGGTGAAGTCGTTTTCGACGTCATCACATCGTGGAGACAATTGCTTCCGCTCTTTGTGGTTTCCCTGGCCGCTGCCTCCGCGGCGACCGCTTTCGGGATGCTCCTCTCCTCAATCGCCAAGACGCCCGCCCAGGCAAACGGCCTCGGAACTTTCCTGATCCTCGGGATGAGTGCCTTCGGCGGAGCCATGTTTCCGCTTTTCATGATTCCCGAGACAATCCGGACCTACATTTCTCCGTTTACCTTGGTCTACTGGGCCATGGATGGATTGCTGGCCGTCCTCTGGAGGGATGCCGGTCTGGTTCAGGTATTGCCGCAAGTGGGAGTACTTTTTGCCATCGCCTGTGTTGTTCTGTCGATCGCCCTCTGGCGCTTTCGCCGCGGCGATCTTTTTCGTTAAGTCTTCTACTTGACAGTGAACACCTGTTTACTGTACAAATGCACATATGAAGGAGTTAACATTTCGGCAGGAAGAGGTTTTGGGCTATATTCAATTACACATGCGGGACTATGGGACGTGGCCCAGCTTCCGCGAAATTGAGGAACACTTCGGGTTCAAGAGCACCAACGCGGTCATGGGGCATCTCAAGGCACTTGAAAAGAAGGGCTACATCAGCCGTGTTCCGGGACAGGCCCGAACCTTCAAGATTAATTTCGACCTTACTGAGGACGCCCGGCCAGTGGAGGCCATGGATGTCCTGGACATTCCGATCTATGGCAGCATCGCCGCAGGATTCCCCGACGGGGTGGAGTCCGGTGGTGAAATCGGGCGCCTGCAGATCGATACCGAGACAGCCGGGATCCGGCGTTCACGTCGCAGCTTTGCCTTGCGGGTGCGCGGCGAGTCGATGATTGATGTCGGGATTTTCGATGGCGACACAGTTGTCATTGAGCAATGCCCGCCCAATGACGGTGATATCGTGGCCGCGCTGATCGACGGCGAAACAACCCTCAAGCGCTTTATGAACAAACCGGGCCGTTCCCCGTATCTGAAGGCCGAAAACCGTAATTTCCCCGAGTTGCATCCGGTCTCCGAGCTGGTCATCCAAGGCGTTGCCCGCGCGGTCGTGCGAAATTTATAGATTAGGTTGGAGTACCGCCTTTAATTAGCGTTGGGGTTCTGCCTTTAGGCGGTTTTATGTCACGTGCAGACCGCCTGAAGACGGCACTCCAACATTTTAGCGACTCTCCAACATTTTCAACACCTCCGCCGTGGCGAAAAAGGCCATGGTTGCGGTGATCTGGGTGGCGCTCCCCAGGCCGGTATCACAATTGATTCCGCCGGGGTTTTCGGGATTGCGATTTTCGCAAACGGATCCGTCGGGCTGGGGAAAGCGCGGTGGCTCATCGGAATAGACGCAGGGGACCTTGAACTTCCCCTTGCCGACACGGGGGAAACGGTACTCTGTGCGGAGCTTTTTCCTGACCAGCATGAGCAACCGGTCCCCTTCGCTCCGGCTGAGGTCGTCCGCCTTGATACGGGTTGGATCAATGCGCCCGCCCGCACCTCCGACGGTCACGATGGGACGCTTGTGCTGTTTGGCGGTGGCGATGAGGTGCGACTTCTGGCGCACGCTGTCGATCGCGTCGACGATGACCGAATACTGGGTGGCAAAAAAGGCAGATGCCGAGGATTCGCTGTAAAAGGCATGGAGCTCGTGGACAATGATCTCCGGATTGATGGAGCGGAGCCGATTGGCCATGGCGTGGATTTTGGATTGTCCGATGGTCTCTTCCAAGGCGTGGATCTGACGGTTGGTATTTGTGACACAGATATCATCGAGATCCATCAGGGTAATTGTTCCGATCCCCGAACGGGCAAGCCCTTCGGCTACCCATGAACCGACCCCGCCAATTCCGACAATTGCCACATGAGCCTTCTGGAATCTTTCCAGTCCGTCTGCACCATAGAGTCGGGCAATCCCGCCAAATCGTTCGGCGTGGGCGTCTGATTCACCTTGTTGCATCCCTGACTACGAATCACGTGAATCAAACGAATGCAATACTGCGGATCGCACCAATAACTAACCACGGATTATACTGATCTTACGGATTTTGAATCATGAGATTGCTTACCTCTGAAACTTCTAATCCTTTAAATCCGTGCGATCCGTGGTTAAGTCCCTGTGTGACCCGCTGTTTGATAATTTCGGTTGCACGTGAGTAATAATGTCGCACTTTTTGAGGAGATGCCTGCCACCATTCTGATAGTTGATGATGAGAAGCACACCCGGGAGGGGTTGATGCTCGCATTGGAAGATGAATACGATGTCTATCTGGCAACGGATGCCGAGGAGGCTTTCCGTCTGATGGAATCCGAGCCGTTCGATGTGATTCTCACGGATCTCCGCATGACGGGCAAAAGCGGGATGAAGGTCATTGAGCAAGCCATGACGCTGTCGAACAAGCCAGTCATTATCATGATGACGGCCTACGGAAATGTGGAAACGGCGGTTGAGGCCATGAAGCGGGGTGCGCACGATTTCCTGACCAAGCCGCTGAATATTGAAAAGCTGGAGATCATGATCCAGCGGGCCTTGCGCAACCGTTCCACGGAAGAAGAGGTGAAGACCTTGAAGAAGCGGTTGGACGACAAATTCAGTCTGGATGGCATCATCGGCAATTCCAGTGCGCTGGCGGGTGTGATCGACAAGGTCCGCCTGGTCGCGCCAACCCGGACAACTGTGCTCATTGAGGGCGAAACTGGAACGGGCAAGGAGCTGATCGCCCAGGCCATTCACCAGAACAGCGAACGTGCGAACAAGCCATTTGTTGCTGTTCACTGTGCGGCCCTCGCGGCCAACTTGCTTGAAAGCGAGCTCTTCGGTCATGAGCGCGGGGCCTTCACCGGGGCCAGCGAGCGCCGGATCGGGCGCTTTGAGGCAGCGAATAACGGAACCCTCTTCCTGGACGAGATTGGCGAAATTGACGCCAGTACACAGGTAAAGTTACTGCGCTTTCTGGAGACGCGTTCCTTTGAGCGGCTCGGTAGCGTGAAGCCAGTCAAGGTCGATGTACGTCTTGTCGCAGCGACCAATCGCAACCTTGCCGAGCTGGTCAAGTCGGGCGACTTCCGTGAGGATTTGTTGTATCGGCTGAATGTGGTTACCCTGACCATGCCACCCTTGCGTGAACGGCAGGATGACATTCCCGTGCTTCTTCATCACTTCATGAAAACCGTTGCTGAGGAAAACGGTGTCCCGCTGCTGGAAGTCGACCCGGATGTATTCCGCGCCTTGCAGACTTACAACTGGCCGGGCAACATCCGCGAGCTGCGCAACTTTGCCGAGAATACGGTCGTCATGAAACGGGGTGGGCGGCTTAGCCTGTACGATCTGGACAGTCGTTTTCTCAGTCCGGAACATGAGGCCCTAGCTTCTTCCCCGGCTGCCCCCATCAACAATCCCTTGTCCGTCGAGGAGAATGAAAAGCGCCTCCTCCGCAATGCCCTTGTCCAGGCTAATGGAAACCGTACACAGGCTGCCAAGCTTCTTGGAATGAGCCGCCGAACTCTACACCGGAAGCTCAAGCAGTGGCCGGATCTGGATGTCAGGTAGGGTAACTCCAACCTAAGACCGCCTGAAGGTGGAACTCCAACGATTCCTCCCATTCCTTCTTGCAGTCTCTCGTGAATTGAGCTTTCTCCCACCTTTCACAGCATGGAAGCCTGGATACAATCACTCGTCCAACCGATTCCTCTTTGGGGACTCTTCATAATAATCGCCGTGTTCCTCTACACGCTGGCGAAAGGGGCGGATATTCTCGTGGTGGAAGCAGTCACGCTATCCATTCGCTGGGGCGTTCCGCCGCTCCTGATCGGGGCGACAATTGTCAGCCTCGGGACGACCTTGCCGGAGACGGCGGTTTCGGTGGCGGCAGCCTTAGGTGGGCGCCCGGGACTTGCGCTGGGCAACGCAGTTGGCTCGATCATCTGTGACACGGGATTGATTCTTGGCATTGCAGCCCTGATGAGGCCCATTCCCCTTGATAAGACAATCGTCAACCGGCAGGGCTGGATTCAACTGGGATCGGGATTTCTGCTCGTTGCCATGTGTCTTCCCTGGTCATCCCTTGGAAGTGTATTCAGCGAAGGCGGGCGACTTCCGCGCTGGGGTGGTTGGCTTTTCCTTTTCCTGCTCGTGGTCTACATCTGGAAATCGATCGACTGGGCTCGCAAGGGCGAAGCACCTGAACAGGAGGAGACACATGCCGATTCGGCAAAGATGCCGATCGTCCTTCTGAAGCTCGCCCTTGGCATGGCTCTGGTCATTCTTTCCTCGAAGGTGCTGATCCCGACCGTTGAAGAGACTGCTTTTCGTCTGCATGTTCCGGAAGCCATCATTGCGGCCACGCTGGTCGCCTTCGGGACATCCCTTCCGGAGCTGGTCACAGTGGTCACATCTGTGAGGCGCGGCCATGGTGGGCTTGCCCTCGGAAATGTAATCGGGGCAGACATCCTGAATGTCCTTTTTGTCGCAGGGGCCTCGGCCGCTGTGACTCCGGGCGGTCTGTATGCGGATCCAAAGTTCTTTTCGCTCCTTTTCCCGGCAATGATATTTGTCCTGCTTGTTTTCCGGATCTCCGTCTGGGTATCGGGGACGCACATGCGGCGCTGGACAGGATTTGTCCTTCTGGGCGCATATATTCTTGTCACGTTGCTCTCCTATTCTAGATAAGAGCGGTTTTTAAAGGGTACAATAAAGATTAGGCTCACTAATATAGATTTCATATGGAAACACGACCTGTAGTATTAATCATCCGGGATGGCTGGGGTGAAAATCACAACCCGGCGCACGATGCGTTTAACGCGGTCAAACTGGCTGAGACGCCGGTGGCCGACAAACTTACTGCCGAATGGCCGCGCACCGAACTGATGGCTTGCGGGCTGGATGTGGGACTTCCGGAAGGTGTGATGGGCAATTCCGAAGTAGGGCACCAGAACATCGGAGCTGGGCGAATTGTCGATCAGGAGATCGTCCGCATCGACAAGGGCTTCGAAATGGGGACCGTGAAGGACAACGCCATCCTCCAGGGGGCTTTTACAGGCCAGAGCCCTGTAACTCTCCACCTGATGGGCCTTGTCTCCGATGCCGGCGTCCATGCCATGCTGGAACACCTCTACGGCCTGCTCCGTCTGGCCAAGGAGGCTGGACTGGAAAAAGTCTTTATCCACTGCTTTACCGATGGGCGTGATACGCCGCCCAAATCGGGAATGGGCTACATCAAACAGATCGAGGAAAAGTGCGCCGAGATTGGCATCGGGCAGATTGCCTCCGTTTCCGGTCGCTTCTGGGCCATGGACCGTGACCTGCGCTGGGATCGCGTGCAGAAGGCCTACGATTGCCTGACCGGCCGCAACGTCGAGCGAACGGCCCCCGATGCCTCAGCCGCCATTCAGCTTTACTACGACAATCCACTCGATTCATCCCGCAACGGGGACGAGTTCATTGTCCCGACAGCCATCGTCGGTGAAGACGGCAAGCCAGTGGGGACCATCAAGGACGGTGACTCGGTCATCTTTTTCAACTTTCGCGGGGACCGGCCGCGCGAGCTCACCCGTGCATTTATCAATGACGAATTCGATGGCTTCGACCGGGGCGACAAGCTCGATCTTTACTATGCGACGATGACGGATTACCAAAAGGGCCTCTGCGACAAGGTGATCTTCAACAAGCCAGCCAAGATGCCGGACATTCTGGGCACCTATGTCGCTGACAAGGGCATTCCGCAGTTTCGTTGCGCCGAGACAGAGAAGTTTCCCCACGTGACGTTCTTCTTTAATGATTACCGGGAAGAACCCTTGGAGGGTGAGGATCGCGAAATGATCCCAAGCCCAAAGGAGGTCGCAACCTATGACTTGAAACCGGAAATGTCGGCCTACGGGATTCGTGATGCCGCCGACAAGGCCATCCGCTCAGGCAAGTACGGGCTGGTCGTTATAAATTTTGCGAATGCAGACATGGTGGGCCACACGGGCTCCAAGGAAGCGGCCATCAAGGCCTGCGAAGTGGTTGACAACTGCGTAGGCACGCTGCTTGAAGCGGTGGATGCCATCGGCGCCGCCGCCCTCATCACAGCCGATCACGGCAACAGTGACCAGATGTATGTTCCGGAAACCGGCAGCGCCCACACCGCGCATACGCTCAATCCGGTCGAGCTGGTCGTCTACGGAAAGGAGCTCAAGTCCCTTTCCCTCGCCCAATCGGGCCGACTTGCCGACATCGCCCCGACCATTCTCAAACTCATGGGTCTCGAGCAGCCCGCAGCCATGACCGGCGCGAACCTGCTTAATTCCTGAATTTCCCAACTACGAATCATGCAAATTCCACGAATTATTTTTTTGAGTTCCCTGTAGACAACTCAATATCAGTCTAGATTCGTCCAATTCGTCTGATTCGTAGTCTTCAAACATCTTTATACCATGAAAGTAGCCATCCTCACAGCCGGGGGCCTTGCGCCCTGTCTCAACTCCGCCGTCGGCGGGCTTATTGAACGCTATACGGAGATTGATCCGTCTATTGAAATTATCTGCTACCGCAGCGGGTACAAGGGCCTTCTCCTGGGTGACTCAATCGAGGTCACCGATGTCATCCGCGAGGATGCCGGTATCCTGCATCGTTTCGGCGGCAGCGCCATCGGCAACAGCCGGGTCAAGCTGACCAATGTCAAGGACTGCGTGAAGCGGGGCCTCGTCCAGGAGGGCCAGGATCCCCAGCAAGTGGCTGCCGATCAGCTGGTTAAGGATGGCGTTGATATCCTGCACACGGTGGGCGGGGACGATACAAATACGGCTGCCGCCGATCTGGCCGCCTTTCTCAAGAAAAATGACTACGATCTTACGGTTATCGGCCTGCCCAAGACCATCGACAACGATGTTTTCCCGATCAGCCAGAGCCTCGGGGCATGGACAGCCGCCGAGCAAGGCGCCGCGTTCTTCGAAAATATTGTTAATGAGCACAACGCCAATCCGCGCATGCTCATCGTCCATGAGGTGATGGGACGCAATTGTGGCTGGCTCACCGCTGCCACGGCTATGGAATACATGGATCTGGTCGACCAGAACGATTATGTCCCGGAAATTGGCCTCGATAAGGAGCGCTTTGAGGTCCATGGGGTCTATATTCCCGAGATGTCCATCGATATCGATGCCGAGGCTGCCCGCCTCAAGGCGATCATGGATGAGTTTGATTGCGTGAATATCTTCGTCTCCGAGGGAGCCGGGGTGGGCGATATCGTCAAGATGATGGAATCCGAGGGGCAGGAGGTCCCGCGCGATGCCTTTGGCCACGTCAAGCTGGATGCAGTCAATCCGGGCAAGTACTTTGCCGAACAATTTGCCAGGAAGATGGGCGCCGAAAAGGTCATGGTCCAGAAATCCGGCTATTTCTCCCGTGCCGCCGCCGCCAACGACGAGGATCTGCGCCTCATCAAGTCCTGCGTCGATCTTGCTGTCGAGTGCGCCATCAAGCACCAGGGTGGGGTCATCGGGCATGACGAGGACAACCAGAATATCCTCTCCGCCATTGCATTCGATCGCATTAAAGGCGGCAAGCCGTTCGATATCGATACCGACTGGTTCATTGAGCTCCTCGAAATCATGGGCCAACCCAAAGGCGAACGGGTCGAGGTGGCACACTAGGCGCCAATCGAGGCTTTTTTTGAACGATTTACAGGTTTTCAGCCTTTCCCGAGCAAAATTAATTCCTTTCCGCAGAAAAAAAGGCTTTACAGGCCTAGAGAAGGCCCTTCAAAATGATTCTCGATATGAAACTAAATAATCTCACCCCAATCGTTCTATCTGCCGCCGCTTTATGCGCCGGATCTCTTTCACTCTCTGCCGCGACGTCTGGCGTCGTGGGAGCGACTTCAATTACGGTTCCCAGCGGCCCTACCGTGATGTCGATCGCTTATCTCAAGTCAGTTGAGCTCCAATCAGCCGTTGCTAGTGTTACCGGCGCTGATGTTGATGTTGGCGCTACTGTTCCGGTTTTGACCGGTCCTCATTACCTGCATGTTCTCGATGGAACGGACGCAGGCCGCGTATATGATATCGACTCTTACGTCGGCAATGTAGTTACTTTGACCGGGGCTCCGGTGGCTTTGACTGCCGGTGATACCGTTGCCATCCGCGCCCACATGACGCTCGATGACCTTGGTGCCAGCGTTCCTAATTTCTCGACTGTTACATTGCTCGAGCCAGGTGGAACTCCACTCGTTGCAACCAAGTTATTCACAGGATGGAGCACAGGTGGCGATACCATTATCCGTCCCGCCGAAGGTTTCGTTATCAATAACGGCCTTGCTTTCACGATGACCCTTTCGGGCGCTGTGAGCGAAGACGACGTTATTTATGAAGCCGCTTCCGGACCAGCAATTATTGGATTTATTGACCCAGTCGATGGTGCAGTGGACGTTGTCAGCACAGTTGCTGCAGGCGTTCCGAACTTCTCGACTATCACAGCCTTGAATCCTGACGGAAGCCCGTTGGTTTCAACCAAGCTTTTCACAGGTTGGTCAATTGATCCGTCAACTATTGATGTAACGGATTACAAATCAATCGTTATTAATACAGCTGCAGGCGTAAATATCGTCAATGCTGGCAATGTTATTGCCCCATAGTTTTTAAAGCATTTTCACTCAATCAATCTAAATAAAATAACTACACAATAATTATGAAAAAAATCCTAGCCACTCTTGGACTCGCTTCCATGGTTTTCGTTTCCTCTGCGACAGCGCAGTCATTTGCTTTCGTCGGCGAAGTAGGCCAGCTCCTGAATGCAACGGGTAATCCTGTTAATTCAACAGCGGTCGATGCATTTTATGCTGTCACCCCGTCTGGTACTGTGCCGTCCTTCGTGGATGCGCTCGCACCTACTCCAGAAGAGGTCGCAGCTGCAATTAGTGACTTCTCCTGGTTGCCACTTGTTGACGGCGCTCCTGCAGGCGCAGACTTCATGACTCCTGATGTACAATTAGGTGCCTTGGTTTCTATCGCAGTTGGCGAACAACCTATCTTTGCCTTCTTTGACAGCGTTGCCACTCCGACTGAAGTTGCAGTCCTTTCGGGTGCCCCGTTCTTGTCAAATCTTGATAATCGTTTCATCACGATTTCTTCAGGCAACTTCTCCATCCTTTCTGGAGCTGCTGGCTCCGTCCAGATGGTTTCAGTCGTTCCTGAGCCGTCAACCTTCGCTCTCTTGGGCGGTGTTTTGGCACTCGGCTTCGTGATGTATCGTCGCCGCCGGGCATAA
It encodes the following:
- a CDS encoding pyrophosphate--fructose-6-phosphate 1-phosphotransferase; translated protein: MKVAILTAGGLAPCLNSAVGGLIERYTEIDPSIEIICYRSGYKGLLLGDSIEVTDVIREDAGILHRFGGSAIGNSRVKLTNVKDCVKRGLVQEGQDPQQVAADQLVKDGVDILHTVGGDDTNTAAADLAAFLKKNDYDLTVIGLPKTIDNDVFPISQSLGAWTAAEQGAAFFENIVNEHNANPRMLIVHEVMGRNCGWLTAATAMEYMDLVDQNDYVPEIGLDKERFEVHGVYIPEMSIDIDAEAARLKAIMDEFDCVNIFVSEGAGVGDIVKMMESEGQEVPRDAFGHVKLDAVNPGKYFAEQFARKMGAEKVMVQKSGYFSRAAAANDEDLRLIKSCVDLAVECAIKHQGGVIGHDEDNQNILSAIAFDRIKGGKPFDIDTDWFIELLEIMGQPKGERVEVAH
- a CDS encoding ABC transporter permease, coding for MNTLLALVSKELRVFWNDRTAVVLSFLVPMVLITIFGMIFGGGGGGPSGIRVLVVDEANSETSEKLIEILRSEDTFRIFTDRSLPEGESVPLEREYAASLLQTDASTYRYLLILPEDLLSEDFGFNLELLYNPQNTIENNIVQGILQKTLFSQGFPLLLNNIEYGITDSVQDAFNGDLAMIISEHFGADPDEILEEINSGGFFGGAFSADSSAEGEETDASDDLLGGVFNMEKTQVFGKGKNPASQSVGGWAVMFLLFSLTGAASSLFEERDQGLFLRILAGPANRTQILWSKFIFCALLGLSQMVVLILFGEVVFDVITSWRQLLPLFVVSLAAASAATAFGMLLSSIAKTPAQANGLGTFLILGMSAFGGAMFPLFMIPETIRTYISPFTLVYWAMDGLLAVLWRDAGLVQVLPQVGVLFAIACVVLSIALWRFRRGDLFR
- the lexA gene encoding transcriptional repressor LexA, encoding MKELTFRQEEVLGYIQLHMRDYGTWPSFREIEEHFGFKSTNAVMGHLKALEKKGYISRVPGQARTFKINFDLTEDARPVEAMDVLDIPIYGSIAAGFPDGVESGGEIGRLQIDTETAGIRRSRRSFALRVRGESMIDVGIFDGDTVVIEQCPPNDGDIVAALIDGETTLKRFMNKPGRSPYLKAENRNFPELHPVSELVIQGVARAVVRNL
- a CDS encoding calcium/sodium antiporter encodes the protein MEAWIQSLVQPIPLWGLFIIIAVFLYTLAKGADILVVEAVTLSIRWGVPPLLIGATIVSLGTTLPETAVSVAAALGGRPGLALGNAVGSIICDTGLILGIAALMRPIPLDKTIVNRQGWIQLGSGFLLVAMCLPWSSLGSVFSEGGRLPRWGGWLFLFLLVVYIWKSIDWARKGEAPEQEETHADSAKMPIVLLKLALGMALVILSSKVLIPTVEETAFRLHVPEAIIAATLVAFGTSLPELVTVVTSVRRGHGGLALGNVIGADILNVLFVAGASAAVTPGGLYADPKFFSLLFPAMIFVLLVFRISVWVSGTHMRRWTGFVLLGAYILVTLLSYSR
- a CDS encoding tRNA threonylcarbamoyladenosine dehydratase — protein: MQQGESDAHAERFGGIARLYGADGLERFQKAHVAIVGIGGVGSWVAEGLARSGIGTITLMDLDDICVTNTNRQIHALEETIGQSKIHAMANRLRSINPEIIVHELHAFYSESSASAFFATQYSVIVDAIDSVRQKSHLIATAKQHKRPIVTVGGAGGRIDPTRIKADDLSRSEGDRLLMLVRKKLRTEYRFPRVGKGKFKVPCVYSDEPPRFPQPDGSVCENRNPENPGGINCDTGLGSATQITATMAFFATAEVLKMLESR
- the gpmI gene encoding 2,3-bisphosphoglycerate-independent phosphoglycerate mutase produces the protein METRPVVLIIRDGWGENHNPAHDAFNAVKLAETPVADKLTAEWPRTELMACGLDVGLPEGVMGNSEVGHQNIGAGRIVDQEIVRIDKGFEMGTVKDNAILQGAFTGQSPVTLHLMGLVSDAGVHAMLEHLYGLLRLAKEAGLEKVFIHCFTDGRDTPPKSGMGYIKQIEEKCAEIGIGQIASVSGRFWAMDRDLRWDRVQKAYDCLTGRNVERTAPDASAAIQLYYDNPLDSSRNGDEFIVPTAIVGEDGKPVGTIKDGDSVIFFNFRGDRPRELTRAFINDEFDGFDRGDKLDLYYATMTDYQKGLCDKVIFNKPAKMPDILGTYVADKGIPQFRCAETEKFPHVTFFFNDYREEPLEGEDREMIPSPKEVATYDLKPEMSAYGIRDAADKAIRSGKYGLVVINFANADMVGHTGSKEAAIKACEVVDNCVGTLLEAVDAIGAAALITADHGNSDQMYVPETGSAHTAHTLNPVELVVYGKELKSLSLAQSGRLADIAPTILKLMGLEQPAAMTGANLLNS
- a CDS encoding sigma-54-dependent transcriptional regulator, which encodes MPATILIVDDEKHTREGLMLALEDEYDVYLATDAEEAFRLMESEPFDVILTDLRMTGKSGMKVIEQAMTLSNKPVIIMMTAYGNVETAVEAMKRGAHDFLTKPLNIEKLEIMIQRALRNRSTEEEVKTLKKRLDDKFSLDGIIGNSSALAGVIDKVRLVAPTRTTVLIEGETGTGKELIAQAIHQNSERANKPFVAVHCAALAANLLESELFGHERGAFTGASERRIGRFEAANNGTLFLDEIGEIDASTQVKLLRFLETRSFERLGSVKPVKVDVRLVAATNRNLAELVKSGDFREDLLYRLNVVTLTMPPLRERQDDIPVLLHHFMKTVAEENGVPLLEVDPDVFRALQTYNWPGNIRELRNFAENTVVMKRGGRLSLYDLDSRFLSPEHEALASSPAAPINNPLSVEENEKRLLRNALVQANGNRTQAAKLLGMSRRTLHRKLKQWPDLDVR
- a CDS encoding PEP-CTERM sorting domain-containing protein (PEP-CTERM proteins occur, often in large numbers, in the proteomes of bacteria that also encode an exosortase, a predicted intramembrane cysteine proteinase. The presence of a PEP-CTERM domain at a protein's C-terminus predicts cleavage within the sorting domain, followed by covalent anchoring to some some component of the (usually Gram-negative) cell surface. Many PEP-CTERM proteins exhibit an unusual sequence composition that includes large numbers of potential glycosylation sites. Expression of one such protein has been shown restore the ability of a bacterium to form floc, a type of biofilm.) gives rise to the protein MKKILATLGLASMVFVSSATAQSFAFVGEVGQLLNATGNPVNSTAVDAFYAVTPSGTVPSFVDALAPTPEEVAAAISDFSWLPLVDGAPAGADFMTPDVQLGALVSIAVGEQPIFAFFDSVATPTEVAVLSGAPFLSNLDNRFITISSGNFSILSGAAGSVQMVSVVPEPSTFALLGGVLALGFVMYRRRRA